A window from Fundulus heteroclitus isolate FHET01 unplaced genomic scaffold, MU-UCD_Fhet_4.1 scaffold_52, whole genome shotgun sequence encodes these proteins:
- the pus7 gene encoding pseudouridylate synthase 7 homolog isoform X1, with translation MAESELVSNPTPVGEKRCALQDGDGEAPAKKPKVECDDENGSGPNPDGGGGGEEEVEEPEGEASDGEEGGESFADMMKHGLTETDVGILKYVSDHEGFSGILKERYSDFVVHEINKQGKIVHLDDLSIPTDNVEEAETEQQPQDCEVLTEEQKKQLSELQLFKNKEGNVSIEMIDDTKEKRTLVHKAIKTLFPGLETKTEEKDGQKFIVAYHAAGKKALAEVKTTAAPRKHFWPKNRGSYCHFVLYKENKDTMDAINLLSKFLRLRPNMFSYMGTKDKRAITVQEIAVLKITAERLAHLNKCLMNLKLGNFCYKNHPLKLGELQGNHFTVVIRNISGTDEQVHQAMTSLKQTGFINYYGMQRFGTTAVATQQVGRAILRNDWNQVVDLILKPRPGAEKEYVVRCREEWAKSQDPEAALKKLPNKRCVEGQLLRGLSMYGKKNIVTAFGQIPRNNRLMYVHSYQSVVWNTMVSRRIEAFGLKAVAGDLVLRGTTAHPLSAEEAETHSIHDIVMPLPGYDVIYPSHHIGDGYRELLSADGLDLDNMRHKVKDYSLAGAYRRIIITPTNVNWEVINYDDPRISLVHSDFEKLENKPAPVFNKEGKYRALRMEFSLPPSTYATMAIREVLKLDTSIKKQTQLNTVWFN, from the exons ATGGCTGAGTCAGAGCTTGTGTCTAACCCCACCCCGGTTGGCGAGAAGAGATGCGCTCTGCAGGACGGAGACGGAGAGGCCCCAGCGAAGAAGCCAAAAGTTGAGTGCGATGATGAAAATGGGAGTGGCCCCAACCcagatggtggtggtggtggtgaggaggaggtggaggagccgGAAGGAGAGGCGAGTGATGGAGAGGAGGGCGGGGAGAGCTTCGCCGACATGATGAAGCACGGCTTGACTGAGACGGACGTTGGCATCCTGAAGTATGTCAGCGACCATGAAGGCTTCTCTGGGATCCTGAAGGAAAG GTATTCTGATTTTGTTGTGCACGAAATCAACAAACAAGGAAAGATAGTGCATTTGGACGACCTCTCCATCCCAACAGACAATGTG GAAGAAGCAGAAACAGAGCAGCAACCACAGGATTGCGAAGTGCTGACCGAGGAGCAGAAAAAGCAGCTCAGTGAGCTGCAGCTCTTCAAGAATAAAGAAGGAAACGTCTCCATCGAG ATGATAGACGATACGAAGGAGAAGAGAACCCTAGTCCACAAAGCCATCAAGACTCTGTTtcctggtctggaaacaaagacGGAAGAGAAAGACGGGCAGAAGTTTATCGTGGCGTATCACGCTGCAGGGAAGAAGGCTTTAGCAG AAGTCAAAACAACCGCAG CTCCAAGGAAACACTTTTGGCCCAAAAACCGTGGCAGTTACTGCCACTTTGTCCTTTACAAGGAGAACAAAGATACCATGGATGCAATCAATTTGCTCTCCAAGTTCCTCAG GCTCAGGCCCAACATGTTCTCCTACATGGGCACCAAGGACAAGAGAGCCATCACAGTGCAGGAAATCGCAGTACTGAA GATCACTGCAGAGAGACTGGCTCACCTCAACAAGTGCCTCATGAACCTGAAGCTTGGCAACTTCTGCTACAAAAACCATCCTCTGAAGCTCGGGGAGCTGCAGGGGAACCACTTCACCGTGGTCATCAG GAACATCTCAGGAACCGATGAGCAGGTCCATCAGGCCATGACGTCCCTCAAGCAGACCGGCTTCATCAACTACTACGGGATGCAGCGCTTCGGCACCACCGCCGTGGCCACGCAGCAAGTAGGCAG ggCCATACTGAGAAACGACTGGAATCAGGTGGTGGATTTGATTCTGAAGCCCCGGCCTGGAG CCGAGAAAGAGTATGTGGTTCGCTGCAGGGAGGAGTGGGCGAAGAGTCAGGACCCAGAGGCTGCACTGAAAAAGCTGCCAAACAAACGTTGTGTGGAGGGACAGCTGCTGCGGGGCCTCTCCATGTACGGCAAGAAAAACATCGTCACCGCCTTCGGACAG attccCCGAAACAACCGGCTGATGTACGTTCACAGCTACCAGAGCGTGGTGTGGAACACCATGGTGAGCCGCAGGATCGAAGCCTTCGGTCTGAAGGCGGTGGCGGGGGATCTAGTTCTCAGGGGAA CCACAGCACACCCGCTGTCTGCAGAGGAGGCTGAGACGCACTCCATCCATGACATCGTGATGCCACTTCCAGGGTATGATGTCATCTACCCTTCCCACCACA TTGGTGACGGCTACAGAGAGCTGCTCTCTGCAGACGGGCTGGACCTCGACAACATGAGGCACAAAGTGAAGGACTACTCTCTGGCAGGAGCCTACAGACGCATCATCATCACACCCACTAACGTCAACTG GGAGGTGATCAACTATGATGACCCCCGGATCTCTCTGGTGCACAGTGATTTTGAGAAGCTGGAGAATAAACCTGCTCCTGTCTTCAACAAAG AGGGCAAATATCGGGCTCTGCGGATGGAGTTTTCTCTGCCTCCCTCAACTTATGCTACCATGGCGATCAGGGAGGTCCTCAAGTTGGACACCAGCATCAAGAAACAGACACAGCTCAACACCGTTTGGTTTAACTGA
- the pus7 gene encoding pseudouridylate synthase 7 homolog isoform X2 has translation MAESELVSNPTPVGEKRCALQDGDGEAPAKKPKVECDDENGSGPNPDGGGGGEEEVEEPEGEASDGEEGGESFADMMKHGLTETDVGILKYVSDHEGFSGILKERYSDFVVHEINKQGKIVHLDDLSIPTDNVEEAETEQQPQDCEVLTEEQKKQLSELQLFKNKEGNVSIEMIDDTKEKRTLVHKAIKTLFPGLETKTEEKDGQKFIVAYHAAGKKALAAPRKHFWPKNRGSYCHFVLYKENKDTMDAINLLSKFLRLRPNMFSYMGTKDKRAITVQEIAVLKITAERLAHLNKCLMNLKLGNFCYKNHPLKLGELQGNHFTVVIRNISGTDEQVHQAMTSLKQTGFINYYGMQRFGTTAVATQQVGRAILRNDWNQVVDLILKPRPGAEKEYVVRCREEWAKSQDPEAALKKLPNKRCVEGQLLRGLSMYGKKNIVTAFGQIPRNNRLMYVHSYQSVVWNTMVSRRIEAFGLKAVAGDLVLRGTTAHPLSAEEAETHSIHDIVMPLPGYDVIYPSHHIGDGYRELLSADGLDLDNMRHKVKDYSLAGAYRRIIITPTNVNWEVINYDDPRISLVHSDFEKLENKPAPVFNKEGKYRALRMEFSLPPSTYATMAIREVLKLDTSIKKQTQLNTVWFN, from the exons ATGGCTGAGTCAGAGCTTGTGTCTAACCCCACCCCGGTTGGCGAGAAGAGATGCGCTCTGCAGGACGGAGACGGAGAGGCCCCAGCGAAGAAGCCAAAAGTTGAGTGCGATGATGAAAATGGGAGTGGCCCCAACCcagatggtggtggtggtggtgaggaggaggtggaggagccgGAAGGAGAGGCGAGTGATGGAGAGGAGGGCGGGGAGAGCTTCGCCGACATGATGAAGCACGGCTTGACTGAGACGGACGTTGGCATCCTGAAGTATGTCAGCGACCATGAAGGCTTCTCTGGGATCCTGAAGGAAAG GTATTCTGATTTTGTTGTGCACGAAATCAACAAACAAGGAAAGATAGTGCATTTGGACGACCTCTCCATCCCAACAGACAATGTG GAAGAAGCAGAAACAGAGCAGCAACCACAGGATTGCGAAGTGCTGACCGAGGAGCAGAAAAAGCAGCTCAGTGAGCTGCAGCTCTTCAAGAATAAAGAAGGAAACGTCTCCATCGAG ATGATAGACGATACGAAGGAGAAGAGAACCCTAGTCCACAAAGCCATCAAGACTCTGTTtcctggtctggaaacaaagacGGAAGAGAAAGACGGGCAGAAGTTTATCGTGGCGTATCACGCTGCAGGGAAGAAGGCTTTAGCAG CTCCAAGGAAACACTTTTGGCCCAAAAACCGTGGCAGTTACTGCCACTTTGTCCTTTACAAGGAGAACAAAGATACCATGGATGCAATCAATTTGCTCTCCAAGTTCCTCAG GCTCAGGCCCAACATGTTCTCCTACATGGGCACCAAGGACAAGAGAGCCATCACAGTGCAGGAAATCGCAGTACTGAA GATCACTGCAGAGAGACTGGCTCACCTCAACAAGTGCCTCATGAACCTGAAGCTTGGCAACTTCTGCTACAAAAACCATCCTCTGAAGCTCGGGGAGCTGCAGGGGAACCACTTCACCGTGGTCATCAG GAACATCTCAGGAACCGATGAGCAGGTCCATCAGGCCATGACGTCCCTCAAGCAGACCGGCTTCATCAACTACTACGGGATGCAGCGCTTCGGCACCACCGCCGTGGCCACGCAGCAAGTAGGCAG ggCCATACTGAGAAACGACTGGAATCAGGTGGTGGATTTGATTCTGAAGCCCCGGCCTGGAG CCGAGAAAGAGTATGTGGTTCGCTGCAGGGAGGAGTGGGCGAAGAGTCAGGACCCAGAGGCTGCACTGAAAAAGCTGCCAAACAAACGTTGTGTGGAGGGACAGCTGCTGCGGGGCCTCTCCATGTACGGCAAGAAAAACATCGTCACCGCCTTCGGACAG attccCCGAAACAACCGGCTGATGTACGTTCACAGCTACCAGAGCGTGGTGTGGAACACCATGGTGAGCCGCAGGATCGAAGCCTTCGGTCTGAAGGCGGTGGCGGGGGATCTAGTTCTCAGGGGAA CCACAGCACACCCGCTGTCTGCAGAGGAGGCTGAGACGCACTCCATCCATGACATCGTGATGCCACTTCCAGGGTATGATGTCATCTACCCTTCCCACCACA TTGGTGACGGCTACAGAGAGCTGCTCTCTGCAGACGGGCTGGACCTCGACAACATGAGGCACAAAGTGAAGGACTACTCTCTGGCAGGAGCCTACAGACGCATCATCATCACACCCACTAACGTCAACTG GGAGGTGATCAACTATGATGACCCCCGGATCTCTCTGGTGCACAGTGATTTTGAGAAGCTGGAGAATAAACCTGCTCCTGTCTTCAACAAAG AGGGCAAATATCGGGCTCTGCGGATGGAGTTTTCTCTGCCTCCCTCAACTTATGCTACCATGGCGATCAGGGAGGTCCTCAAGTTGGACACCAGCATCAAGAAACAGACACAGCTCAACACCGTTTGGTTTAACTGA